The following are encoded together in the Pseudoalteromonas piscicida genome:
- a CDS encoding YfhL family 4Fe-4S dicluster ferredoxin encodes MALLINDKCINCDMCDPECPNQAIYMGDKIYQIDPDKCTECVGHYDTPTCVSVCPIDCIKPNPSHKESLDQLAEKYLRLTE; translated from the coding sequence ATGGCGCTCCTGATCAATGATAAATGTATCAACTGTGATATGTGCGACCCTGAGTGTCCTAATCAGGCCATTTATATGGGTGATAAAATCTATCAAATTGACCCTGATAAATGCACTGAATGCGTCGGCCACTACGACACGCCAACTTGTGTTAGTGTCTGCCCCATTGATTGCATCAAACCAAATCCAAGCCACAAAGAAAGCTTAGATCAGTTAGCCGAAAAGTACCTTCGACTCACAGAATAA
- a CDS encoding bifunctional tRNA (adenosine(37)-C2)-methyltransferase TrmG/ribosomal RNA large subunit methyltransferase RlmN has translation MTTIEKKINLLDLNREGMRELFASYGEKPFRADQVMKWIYHFGIDNFDDMSNLNKKLRERLQAECEIKAPEISVKQVASDGTIKYALLLEGGQEVETVWIPEKDRATLCVSSQVGCALECTFCSTAQQGFNRNLKVSEIIGQVWRVATDIGLHKGDSTKRPITNIVMMGMGEPLLNLNNVVPAMELMMDDWAFGLSKRRVTLSTSGVVPALDILKEKIDVALAISLHAPNNPLRDVLVPINKKYPIEEFLAACRRYIDGSKANKDVTIEYVMLQDVNDSTDHAHELVQVLKGTPSKINLIPFNPFPGNEYGRSSNSRIDRFSKVLQAAGLTCIVRRTRGDDIDAACGQLVGDVVDRTKRLAKKKQRDDNAIAVNVSAQ, from the coding sequence ATGACCACTATTGAGAAAAAAATTAACTTACTTGATTTAAATCGCGAGGGGATGCGCGAGTTGTTTGCATCATATGGCGAAAAGCCGTTTCGCGCGGATCAGGTGATGAAATGGATTTATCATTTTGGTATCGACAACTTTGATGACATGAGCAACTTAAACAAAAAGTTGCGTGAGCGTTTGCAGGCTGAGTGCGAGATTAAGGCGCCTGAAATTTCAGTAAAGCAAGTGGCTTCTGACGGCACAATTAAATACGCTCTATTACTTGAAGGCGGCCAAGAAGTTGAAACCGTGTGGATCCCAGAAAAAGACCGAGCAACATTGTGTGTGTCTTCTCAGGTCGGTTGTGCTTTGGAATGTACTTTCTGCTCAACGGCGCAGCAGGGCTTTAACCGTAACTTAAAGGTGTCTGAGATCATTGGTCAGGTTTGGCGCGTGGCAACCGACATTGGTTTACATAAAGGCGACAGCACGAAACGTCCAATTACGAACATCGTTATGATGGGGATGGGTGAGCCCCTGTTAAACCTAAATAACGTTGTACCAGCGATGGAACTGATGATGGACGATTGGGCGTTCGGTTTATCTAAGCGCCGCGTGACGCTAAGTACATCGGGTGTGGTACCCGCACTTGATATCTTGAAAGAAAAGATCGATGTGGCACTGGCGATTTCGCTACATGCACCAAACAATCCACTACGTGATGTGCTTGTACCAATCAATAAAAAGTATCCGATTGAAGAGTTCTTAGCTGCATGTCGTCGCTATATCGATGGCTCTAAGGCAAATAAAGACGTCACCATTGAGTATGTGATGCTGCAAGACGTCAATGACAGTACAGATCATGCCCATGAATTAGTACAAGTACTCAAAGGCACGCCGTCAAAAATTAACTTGATCCCATTTAACCCGTTTCCGGGTAACGAATATGGCCGCTCAAGTAATAGCCGCATCGATAGGTTTTCTAAGGTGTTACAAGCAGCAGGGCTAACCTGTATTGTTCGTCGTACTCGTGGCGATGACATTGACGCGGCATGTGGACAGCTTGTGGGTGATGTTGTAGACAGAACCAAACGTTTAGCTAAGAAAAAGCAGCGTGACGACAATGCCATTGCTGTCAATGTGAGCGCACAATAA
- a CDS encoding YfgM family protein: MEIYSTEEQQAEAIKRFFRENGTTIVVGAVLGLGGLYGWKAYNQSQIDSAEAASEAYTQVVESDDVLAKSDAFVAANADSNYAVLAAFVAAKEAIDKDDLKLAAEKLTWAADNVANAELKATALLRLARVQAAQSQYEQALATLAKPMPEAFKAQLAEIQGDIYLAQGDKDKARSAYQSALEAAKGNSNPMLQIKLDDLAQKTTV; encoded by the coding sequence ATGGAAATTTATTCAACAGAAGAACAACAAGCAGAAGCAATAAAACGATTTTTCCGTGAAAATGGTACAACGATTGTAGTTGGTGCCGTGCTTGGTCTAGGTGGTCTGTATGGCTGGAAAGCATATAACCAAAGTCAGATCGATAGCGCAGAAGCGGCATCAGAAGCATACACTCAGGTTGTTGAAAGTGACGATGTACTAGCAAAAAGCGATGCTTTTGTTGCTGCAAATGCAGATTCTAACTACGCCGTGTTAGCGGCTTTCGTTGCTGCTAAAGAGGCAATCGACAAAGACGATCTTAAGCTAGCTGCTGAGAAATTAACTTGGGCTGCTGATAATGTTGCCAATGCTGAGCTTAAAGCAACGGCTTTATTAAGACTGGCACGTGTACAAGCAGCTCAGTCTCAATACGAGCAAGCGCTTGCAACACTGGCTAAGCCTATGCCTGAAGCGTTTAAGGCACAGCTTGCTGAGATCCAAGGTGATATTTACCTTGCTCAAGGCGATAAAGATAAAGCACGTAGTGCTTATCAATCGGCATTAGAGGCGGCGAAAGGTAATAGCAATCCTATGCTGCAAATTAAACTGGATGATCTTGCACAAAAGACAACGGTTTAA
- the ispG gene encoding flavodoxin-dependent (E)-4-hydroxy-3-methylbut-2-enyl-diphosphate synthase translates to MFSEPPIKRRKSTRIYVGNVPIGDGAPIAVQSMTNTNTLDVDATVAQIRAIQDAGADIVRVSVPTMDAAEAFKSIKEQVDIPLVTDIHFDYRIALQVAKYGADCLRINPGNIGSEDRIRAVIDAAGEHNIPIRIGVNGGSLERDLQEKYGEPTPEALLESAMRHVEILQRHNFDQFKVSVKASDVFLAVGAYRLLAKEIDQPLHLGITEAGGFRAGSVKSAVGLGMLLAEGIGDTLRVSLAADPVQEIKVGFDILKSLRIRSRGINFIACPSCSRQEFDVVNTMNQLEERLEDIVTPISVSVIGCVVNGPGEALVSDLGLAGANRRSGLYINGERQKTRIDNDDIVAQLESQIREYVEKKESEEKIDVKIID, encoded by the coding sequence ATGTTTTCAGAACCACCTATAAAGCGTAGAAAATCAACAAGGATCTATGTCGGTAATGTGCCTATTGGTGATGGTGCACCGATAGCTGTACAGTCTATGACGAACACGAACACTTTAGACGTTGATGCGACGGTGGCACAAATTAGAGCTATCCAAGACGCCGGAGCGGATATTGTCCGTGTCTCTGTGCCGACAATGGATGCGGCTGAAGCATTCAAAAGTATTAAAGAGCAAGTGGATATTCCACTCGTCACGGATATTCACTTCGATTATCGTATTGCATTACAAGTGGCTAAGTACGGTGCCGATTGCTTGCGTATAAACCCTGGTAATATCGGCAGTGAAGACCGTATTCGTGCAGTGATTGATGCGGCGGGTGAACACAACATCCCAATTCGTATTGGCGTGAATGGCGGCTCACTGGAGCGCGATTTGCAAGAAAAGTATGGTGAACCAACACCTGAAGCTTTGCTTGAGTCCGCGATGCGACATGTCGAAATTCTCCAGCGCCATAACTTTGATCAGTTTAAAGTCTCGGTAAAAGCTTCCGACGTATTCTTGGCCGTTGGCGCTTATCGATTACTGGCAAAAGAAATAGACCAACCCCTGCACCTTGGGATCACCGAAGCAGGTGGCTTTAGAGCCGGTTCGGTGAAATCGGCAGTTGGTCTAGGGATGTTACTTGCTGAAGGGATTGGTGATACATTACGTGTTTCTCTTGCGGCTGATCCGGTGCAAGAAATCAAAGTGGGTTTTGATATTCTAAAGTCACTGCGAATTCGTTCGCGTGGCATCAATTTTATTGCTTGCCCAAGTTGTTCACGTCAAGAGTTTGATGTAGTGAATACAATGAATCAGTTAGAAGAGCGATTAGAAGATATCGTCACACCAATTTCGGTGTCTGTGATTGGCTGCGTGGTCAATGGCCCCGGTGAAGCACTCGTCAGTGACTTGGGTCTTGCCGGAGCAAATCGTCGTTCAGGGCTTTATATCAATGGCGAGCGCCAAAAAACACGGATTGATAATGATGATATCGTCGCTCAATTAGAGTCTCAGATCCGAGAATATGTAGAGAAAAAAGAAAGCGAAGAAAAAATCGATGTAAAAATCATCGACTGA
- the bamB gene encoding outer membrane protein assembly factor BamB, with amino-acid sequence MKKLTMASLALCVAALTAGCSSSDDEEELKLPEINNQFDAAVVWQEGIGDGVEHYFSRLSPVSYQNTVFAAAREGIVTAFDTETGKEKWRVDVRENKNFWPWEDNDSAKLSGGITQAYGKLYVGSEHGQVFALDRETGEIVWRKSVPGEALSAPAAGDGLLYVNLGSGKLVALHPDTGEERWHYEQEVPALTLRGLSSPTSANGGVLVGEESGKLTALIAENGFTAWSSDVAIAKGASEFERLVDVDTKPVVSGAYVYSIAYNGKLVAIDVRSGNVVWDREYSSYRDLTLDLDVIYLVDSDGVLYALDKNSGIERWTQPALRGWYLTAPTVAGNYVVVGDQEGNLHWLDKSSGELVSRTEFDSSGFFVEPIVVDGKVFVYTRDGELSAVQIPQ; translated from the coding sequence ATGAAGAAGTTAACGATGGCCTCATTGGCTTTATGTGTTGCAGCACTCACCGCTGGTTGTTCTTCTAGTGATGATGAAGAAGAGTTAAAGCTCCCTGAGATCAACAATCAATTCGACGCCGCTGTTGTATGGCAAGAAGGGATTGGTGACGGGGTTGAGCACTACTTTTCACGTTTATCTCCAGTAAGCTACCAGAACACTGTTTTTGCCGCTGCCCGTGAAGGTATAGTGACAGCGTTTGATACTGAAACAGGTAAAGAAAAGTGGCGAGTTGATGTTCGTGAGAATAAGAACTTTTGGCCATGGGAAGACAACGACAGTGCGAAGCTGTCAGGTGGGATCACACAAGCTTATGGCAAACTATATGTTGGCTCTGAGCACGGACAGGTTTTTGCGCTTGACCGTGAAACCGGCGAAATAGTTTGGCGTAAGTCGGTACCGGGTGAAGCGCTGTCTGCGCCAGCTGCAGGCGATGGTCTTCTTTACGTTAACTTAGGTTCTGGCAAGCTGGTTGCGCTACACCCAGATACAGGTGAAGAACGTTGGCACTATGAACAAGAAGTTCCTGCGCTGACATTACGTGGTTTAAGCTCACCAACCAGCGCGAATGGTGGCGTATTAGTTGGCGAAGAAAGTGGTAAATTAACTGCACTGATCGCTGAAAACGGTTTTACCGCATGGAGCTCGGATGTTGCAATTGCAAAAGGGGCTTCTGAGTTTGAACGTTTGGTCGATGTCGATACTAAACCCGTTGTAAGCGGCGCATATGTGTATTCTATCGCCTATAATGGTAAACTAGTCGCCATTGATGTGCGCAGCGGCAATGTGGTGTGGGATCGTGAGTACAGTAGTTACCGAGACCTTACACTCGATCTTGACGTCATTTATTTGGTTGATAGCGATGGCGTGTTGTACGCACTAGACAAAAACTCAGGTATTGAACGTTGGACGCAACCAGCACTGCGCGGTTGGTATCTAACTGCGCCAACGGTTGCTGGCAACTACGTAGTGGTTGGCGATCAGGAAGGTAACTTACATTGGCTGGATAAGAGCTCTGGTGAGTTGGTATCGCGTACCGAGTTTGATAGTTCAGGTTTTTTTGTAGAACCGATTGTGGTTGATGGCAAAGTATTTGTTTACACGCGTGATGGTGAACTTAGCGCAGTTCAAATTCCGCAGTAA
- the ndk gene encoding nucleoside-diphosphate kinase: MALERTFSIIKPDAVAKNHIGAIYNRFESAGLKIVASKMVHLSQEKAEGFYAEHKERPFFGALVSFMTSGPVMVQVLEGEDAVRKNREIMGATNPAEALAGTLRADYADSIDENAVHGSDAPESAAREIAYFFAEEEICPRTR, encoded by the coding sequence ATGGCTTTAGAGCGCACTTTTTCAATCATCAAGCCTGATGCGGTAGCTAAAAACCACATCGGTGCTATCTACAACCGTTTTGAGTCTGCTGGTCTTAAAATCGTTGCATCAAAAATGGTTCACCTTTCTCAAGAGAAAGCTGAAGGTTTCTACGCAGAGCACAAAGAGCGTCCTTTTTTTGGTGCACTAGTTTCTTTCATGACTTCTGGTCCAGTAATGGTTCAGGTGCTTGAGGGTGAAGACGCAGTTCGTAAAAACCGCGAAATCATGGGTGCGACTAACCCTGCTGAAGCGCTAGCTGGTACGCTACGTGCTGACTACGCAGATAGCATCGACGAGAACGCAGTACACGGTTCTGACGCGCCAGAGTCTGCTGCTCGCGAAATCGCTTACTTCTTTGCTGAAGAAGAAATCTGCCCACGTACTCGTTAA
- the hisS gene encoding histidine--tRNA ligase: protein MTKQLQAIRGMNDCLPGDTQVWQKVESVLRDTVAAFGYQEIRFPIVESTDLFKRSIGEVTDIVEKEMYTFDDRNGDSLTLRPEGTAVCVRAGNQNGLLYNQEQRLWYMGPMFRHERPQKGRYRQFHQFGVETFGVATADIDAEVILLTARLWQQFGIQEHVTLELNSLGSNEARAEYRDALIAYLEQHKEALDEDSLRRMYSNPLRVLDSKNPEVQAVLVDAPKLSEHLDEESREHFANLCERLDAAGVEYQVNEKLVRGLDYYNRTVFEWVTTSLGSQGTVCAGGRYDGLVEQLGGKATPAVGFAMGIERLVLMLQTLECVGDIRRNADVYVVAMGDKAAIQAPVVAQQLRDDIAGLRVMVHCGGGNFKKQFKRADKSDAVIALVLGEDELAEGKVTVKYLREEKEQITLPLAEVKTLLAELVS, encoded by the coding sequence GTGACTAAACAACTTCAGGCAATCCGTGGAATGAATGATTGTCTGCCAGGTGACACGCAAGTCTGGCAGAAAGTAGAATCGGTATTAAGAGATACAGTAGCGGCATTTGGCTACCAAGAGATCCGTTTTCCAATCGTTGAGTCGACCGATCTATTTAAACGCTCTATCGGTGAAGTCACCGATATCGTTGAAAAAGAAATGTATACCTTTGATGACCGTAATGGCGATAGCTTAACGCTACGTCCTGAGGGCACTGCTGTGTGCGTCCGTGCGGGTAATCAAAATGGTTTGTTATATAACCAAGAACAGCGCCTTTGGTACATGGGGCCGATGTTCCGTCATGAAAGACCGCAAAAAGGTCGTTATCGCCAATTCCACCAGTTTGGTGTGGAAACTTTTGGTGTTGCAACGGCAGACATTGATGCAGAAGTGATCTTATTGACAGCGCGTCTTTGGCAGCAATTTGGTATTCAAGAGCATGTTACGCTTGAGCTGAATTCTTTGGGGTCAAATGAAGCGCGTGCTGAATATCGAGATGCGTTGATTGCATACTTGGAGCAACACAAAGAAGCGCTTGATGAAGACAGTTTGCGTCGCATGTATAGCAATCCACTGCGCGTGTTAGATAGCAAAAATCCAGAGGTGCAAGCTGTACTTGTTGATGCGCCAAAGCTTTCTGAACATTTAGATGAAGAATCACGCGAACATTTTGCTAATTTGTGTGAACGTTTAGACGCAGCTGGCGTCGAATACCAAGTTAATGAAAAGCTGGTACGTGGCCTAGATTACTACAACCGCACTGTATTTGAGTGGGTGACGACAAGCTTAGGTTCTCAAGGCACAGTATGTGCTGGCGGCCGCTACGACGGCTTGGTTGAGCAACTTGGCGGCAAAGCAACGCCAGCCGTAGGCTTTGCTATGGGTATCGAACGTTTAGTGTTGATGTTACAAACGCTAGAATGTGTGGGTGATATTCGTCGTAATGCTGACGTATACGTAGTTGCGATGGGTGATAAAGCGGCGATTCAAGCTCCAGTGGTTGCACAGCAATTACGAGATGATATTGCTGGCCTTCGCGTGATGGTTCATTGTGGCGGTGGCAACTTTAAGAAACAATTTAAACGTGCAGATAAAAGCGATGCTGTTATTGCGCTGGTGCTAGGCGAAGATGAACTCGCTGAAGGCAAAGTGACAGTGAAGTATCTGCGTGAAGAGAAAGAACAAATCACCTTACCACTTGCAGAAGTAAAAACGCTATTAGCAGAGCTGGTAAGCTAA
- the pilW gene encoding type IV pilus biogenesis/stability protein PilW, translating to MQSRNYRKTGLAASILAGASLVLSGCVTESSYRSDGRPVAEQQVNNTNAARTRIALALEYLNSGNTTSAKFNLERALQLAPKLAEAHYTLAYYYEQVGEQQRADNAYQTALDIEPNNPDTLNNYGTFLCRVGQYDKASKYFFKAIDVPSYLRVSASYENLALCALKQNEYSLAEEYLQSAIKHNAQQMSSQLALAGLYYARSDFLRAEDVLDNVAKRGFISPRSLMLGHLVHMQMGHLQKAQDIATTLVQSYPKSAQAGLILTNNIAASEFERLRNRYREAQLNKLAEASPSHIVANPKIKIKRKKTQSNSTQSFTVDSPAEANNFAPSAKPVVAKSTSFVNVSSDSEARVEFYQPDPSEVTFSPRSREPQVSASTLSNATSVPLLNRDVAPPQVPFHTVIAGENLFSISVKYDIKIAELMEYNQVRESARLYAGQKVYLNNPNVVHEIVTGDTLLSIADRYGVLIDEIMRWNKLTPDVALQAGHGLLIVDPTNYVL from the coding sequence ATGCAATCGCGAAATTATCGCAAAACAGGATTGGCTGCATCCATTCTCGCAGGCGCGAGTTTAGTTCTGTCAGGTTGTGTGACGGAGAGTAGTTATCGCTCTGACGGGCGTCCTGTGGCCGAACAACAAGTCAATAACACCAATGCCGCAAGAACTCGCATTGCACTTGCACTTGAATATCTCAACTCCGGTAACACCACCTCAGCCAAATTTAATTTAGAGCGTGCATTACAGTTAGCACCAAAACTGGCCGAAGCCCATTACACATTGGCGTATTATTACGAGCAGGTGGGTGAGCAACAACGCGCTGATAATGCCTACCAGACAGCTTTGGATATTGAGCCAAACAATCCAGACACACTGAACAACTATGGCACATTTCTTTGCCGAGTAGGGCAGTATGATAAGGCGAGCAAATATTTTTTCAAAGCGATAGACGTACCTAGTTATTTACGGGTATCGGCAAGCTATGAAAACTTAGCGCTGTGCGCGCTGAAGCAAAACGAGTATTCCCTTGCGGAGGAATATCTGCAAAGCGCGATTAAGCATAACGCTCAGCAGATGTCGTCGCAACTCGCGCTTGCGGGCTTATACTATGCTCGGAGTGATTTCTTAAGAGCCGAAGATGTGCTTGATAACGTTGCTAAGCGCGGATTTATTTCACCAAGAAGCTTAATGCTTGGGCACTTAGTGCATATGCAAATGGGCCACTTACAGAAGGCCCAAGACATCGCGACGACGTTGGTGCAAAGTTACCCTAAATCTGCACAAGCGGGGCTTATTCTAACGAATAATATCGCAGCAAGTGAATTTGAACGGTTGCGCAATCGTTACCGAGAAGCGCAGTTAAATAAGCTTGCCGAGGCGTCGCCCAGTCATATTGTTGCGAATCCAAAAATTAAAATTAAACGTAAGAAAACGCAATCGAATTCAACGCAATCATTCACCGTTGATTCACCCGCTGAGGCTAATAATTTTGCGCCTTCGGCAAAACCTGTAGTGGCAAAAAGCACGTCTTTTGTGAACGTTAGCTCGGACTCTGAAGCTCGGGTTGAGTTTTATCAACCAGACCCATCGGAAGTCACATTTAGTCCTCGCTCACGTGAGCCTCAAGTGTCAGCGAGTACATTATCAAACGCTACAAGTGTACCGTTATTAAATCGTGACGTTGCGCCTCCTCAGGTACCTTTTCATACTGTTATTGCAGGTGAAAACCTATTTAGTATTTCCGTCAAATATGACATTAAAATAGCTGAATTGATGGAATATAATCAAGTGCGGGAATCTGCAAGATTGTACGCAGGTCAAAAGGTGTATCTTAACAATCCCAATGTCGTACATGAAATTGTGACGGGAGATACTTTGCTCAGTATTGCCGATCGATATGGTGTGTTGATCGATGAAATTATGCGATGGAATAAACTCACTCCTGATGTGGCGCTGCAAGCAGGCCACGGATTATTAATTGTAGACCCAACAAATTACGTTTTATGA
- a CDS encoding RodZ domain-containing protein, which produces MKEQEAPEQEQPSLGQTLATARQNAGISFAEIESRLKMTHAQLTKLEQDDYQDLGPETFVRGYIKNYAALLGLNPTEVLARYQSPELSPQKKRMQSFSRRTHKEAHDNRLMMVSYIVLAIVLGSSAFWFWQTNSSEQEVVSETPVIQLETPAANVTTPATDELALPTEQSNDSAPQSEPQASEAEVSASVEAKPQAVKRDPALSTVVMHFNEESWVEMFDATQERVAFGVKKAGYTMTVEGKAPFSVILGKHQAVEVTLDGKPVLLPAFAKNRLAKFNLPLTE; this is translated from the coding sequence ATGAAAGAGCAGGAAGCACCTGAACAAGAGCAGCCTTCACTCGGGCAAACTTTAGCAACGGCAAGACAAAATGCCGGGATCAGCTTTGCTGAAATTGAATCGCGCTTAAAGATGACTCATGCCCAACTTACCAAGCTCGAGCAGGATGACTATCAAGACCTAGGGCCTGAAACCTTTGTGCGTGGCTATATTAAAAATTACGCTGCGCTACTGGGGTTGAATCCGACTGAAGTACTGGCTAGATATCAATCTCCGGAGTTGTCGCCACAGAAAAAGCGGATGCAAAGCTTTTCTCGTCGCACTCATAAAGAAGCCCACGATAACCGCTTAATGATGGTGAGCTACATCGTGCTGGCTATCGTACTAGGGTCGTCGGCATTTTGGTTTTGGCAGACCAATAGCTCAGAGCAAGAAGTGGTATCTGAAACGCCTGTCATTCAGCTTGAGACGCCAGCTGCAAATGTCACAACACCAGCGACTGATGAGTTAGCATTGCCTACTGAGCAAAGCAATGATTCAGCCCCGCAAAGCGAGCCGCAGGCGAGTGAAGCGGAAGTTTCAGCGTCTGTTGAAGCGAAACCGCAAGCGGTAAAACGAGATCCTGCATTGAGCACGGTAGTTATGCATTTCAACGAAGAGAGTTGGGTTGAAATGTTTGACGCGACGCAAGAACGTGTTGCGTTTGGTGTTAAAAAAGCAGGATATACCATGACAGTTGAAGGTAAGGCTCCTTTTTCTGTTATACTCGGCAAGCATCAGGCCGTGGAGGTCACGCTTGACGGCAAACCAGTGTTATTACCTGCGTTTGCTAAAAACCGTCTAGCTAAATTCAATTTACCGTTAACAGAGTAG